A section of the Triticum dicoccoides isolate Atlit2015 ecotype Zavitan chromosome 7A, WEW_v2.0, whole genome shotgun sequence genome encodes:
- the LOC119334000 gene encoding uncharacterized protein LOC119334000 yields MRRWTGPDRISALPDDLLLLAVGRLRCARLAARTSVLARWWRGLWCRLGQIVFHDVPFGWLEAALGHVDNSAVSLLEIRVPRQRMPSPDPAGVSSLLNAVARLTPEKLVFALPGHLNNSSIDVNLSCFQRATSIELDSRLLFLRVPAGIDFPALETLSLSGMVPDLDPLLSGCPRLRTLRLGSIAVADDRDELRVNSASLHELVVDLSRNWTRHRHVNIVAPVLKQLTSSFVASNVTISFMAPMVEKVRWDCSYCTYDRASIVFGLWRLEQSSHALHSEGDTFAQEIEKHMIAEFSVLELHLIANGHVFGALMFHLLGVIQICRSMQRLKVKEECPFGCPCEPSYWRSQTISLSALEEVEINGFEGENHEFDLLKLGRDCFVFLDGLGTIRVDNRARLCRVGQDVDGCCWPNFVPVDRFGFAGHCTILGNRVVCAFIMVCRGTEKEEPFYPIGKIGRWGLVSFCGARL; encoded by the exons ATGCGGCGGTGGACCGGACCGGACCGCATCAGCGCCCTCCCCGATGACCTGCTCCTCCTCGCCGTCGGCCGCCTCCGCTGCGCCCGCTTAGCAGCGCGCACCAGCGTCCTCGCCCGCTGGTGGCGCGGCCTCTGGTGCCGCCTCGGCCAGATCGTCTTCCACGATGTCCCGTTCGGCTGGCTCGAAGCGGCGCTCGGCCACGTCGACAATTCCGCGGTTTCCCTTCTAGAAATCCGTGTCCCCCGTCAGCGAATGCCTAGCCCCGACCCCGCCGGCGTCAGCTCGCTGCTGAACGCCGTCGCGCGGCTCACGCCAGAGAAGTTAGTCTTCGCCCTCCCCGGACATTTAAACAACAGTTCCATCGACGTCAACCTGTCTTGCTTCCAGCGCGCCACCTCCATCGAGCTGGACTCACGTCTCCTCTTCCTCCGCGTGCCGGCTGGCATCGACTTCCCCGCGCTCGAGACGCTTTCTCTGTCGGGCATGGTCCCGGATCTCGACCCCTTGCTCTCCGGCTGCCCGCGCTTGCGCACACTCCGGCTCGGGAGCATTGCGGTtgcagatgacagggacgagctgagGGTCAACTCGGCATCGCTGCACGAGCTCGTCGTGGACCTCTCGCGCAACTGGACACGCCATCGCCATGTCAACATCGTTGCCCCCGTGCTTAAGCAATTGACTTCCTCATTTGTCGCCTCGAATGTCACCATTTCCTTCATGGCACCGATGGTGGAGAAGGTTCGGTGGGACTGCTCGTACTGCACCTATGACAGGGCGTCTATTGTGTTTGGTCTTTGGCGACTCGAGCAG AGCTCGCATGCTTTACACAGTGAAGGGGACACCTTTGCGCAGGAGATAGAGAAGCATATGATTgccgagttttctgttttggagctACATCTCATAGCAAATGGACATGTTTTCGGAGCACTCATGTTTCATCTCTTAGGGGTGATTCAGATTTGTAGGTCTATGCAGAGGCTGAAG GTGAAAGAAGAATGCCCATTTGGTTGTCCTTGTGAGCCTTCCTACTGGAGATCCCAAACAATCTCCTTGTCTGCTCTGGAGGAAGTGGAGATCAACGGGTTCGAAGGAGAGAACCATGAGTTTGATTTATTGAAACTG GGGCGGGACTGCTTCGTCTTCCTCGATGGTCTGGGCACCATCAGGGTGGACAACCGTGCCCGTCTTTGCAGGGTGGGGCAGGATGTGGACGGCTGCTGCTGGCCAAATTTTGTCCCCGTTGACCGATTTGGGTTCGCTGGTCACTGCACTATATTAGGGAACCGCGTGGTGTGCGCCTTCATCATGGTATGCCGTGGGACTGAAAAGGAGGAGCCTTTCTATCCCATCGGCAAGATAGGTCGTTGGGGGTTGGTGTCGTTTTGTGGGGCGAGGCTGTGA
- the LOC119329419 gene encoding protein S-acyltransferase 24-like isoform X1 gives MASEIEVLEDTTAAASSAVAPAAAEAPLEAAAAAAEEALKDDVYTAAAYGDLEKLQRLVEAEGRPVGGTDASGYYALQWAVLNNRVAAAQYILEHGGDVNAVDHTGQTALHWSSVRGHIQVAELLLKEGAKVDAADLYGYQATHVAAQYGQTAFIYHIVAKWNADPDVPDNDGRSPLHWAAYKGFADSIRLLLYLDAHRVRQDKEGCTPLHWAAIRGNLEACTVLVQAGKKDDLMVKDKTGLTPAQLAADKNHRQVAFFLDNARRVHDSGCNGNPTFAKLSKVGLAPLLWCIAVVLLATYIHSVIAGQYNMGMTPAFGLFAWSGVFVATAGLVMFYKCSRKDPGYISANTRDSHNQRDDEPLLKMELDNPALLTGNWSQLCITCKIVRPVRSKHCSTCDRCVEQFDHHCPWVSNCVGKKNKWEFFMFITLEVIAMIITGSAAIIRTVSDPASPASFGDWLGYSVVYHTGAVSFFMMDLFIFFGVACLTGVQAYQIAKNITTNEMANSMRYTYLRGPAGRFRNPFDHGVRKNCSDFLVNGYNEDVERLEHASRTDEEIGMIQMTSAVSQNGEGHSHHGNCDDHACADSHANSNSHSQGGSSQCCDHSKKNERTPFGLGLGLGRNSASRQYIRNLLPL, from the exons ATGGCGTCGGAGATCGAGGTGCTCGAggacaccaccgccgccgcctcctccgccgtggCGCCCGCCGCGGCGGAGGCGCCGTTggaggcggccgcggcggcggcggaggaggcgctCAAGGACGACGTGTACACGGCGGCGGCGTACGGCGATCTGGAGAAgctgcagcggctggtggaggcgGAGGGCCGCCCCGTCGGCGGCACCGACGCCTCCGGCTACTACGCGCTCCAGTGGGCCGTCCTCAACAACCGCGTCGCCGCCGCGCAGTACATCCTCGAG CATGGTGGAGATGTAAATGCCGTGGATCACACTGGGCAGACAGCACTTCACTGGAGTTCCGTACGTGGTCACATACAAGTTGCTGAACTACTTCTGAAAGAAGGAGCTAAGGTGGATGCTGCTGATTTATATGGCTATCAG GCCACACATGTTGCAGCGCAGTATGGTCAGACAGCATTTATTTATCACATTGTTGCAAAATGGAATGCCGATCCAGATGTCCCTGACAACGATGGAAGAAGCCCATTGCACTG GGCTGCTTACAAGGGGTTCGCAGATTCGATACGTCTTCTTTTGTATTTGGATGCTCATAGGGTGCGGCAGGATAAGGAAG GTTGTACTCCTTTACATTGGGCTGCTATCCGGGGTAATCTAGAGGCATGCACTGTGCTAGTTCAGGCTGGGAAAAAGGATGACTTGATGGTGAAAGACAAAACTGGTTTAACTCCAGCGCAGCTTGCTGCTGATAAGAATCATCGACAAGTTGCATTTTTTCTT GACAATGCTAGAAGGGTACATGACAGTGGATGTAATGGGAATCCGACATTTGCAAAGCTATCAAAAGTAGGGCTTGCTCCTCTTCTTTGGTGTATTGCTGTTGTATTGCTTGCTACATATATACATTCTGTTATAGCAG GACAATATAACATGGGTATGACACCAGCATTTGGGCTATTTGCATGGTCCGGAGTTTTCGTTGCAACTGCTGGCTTGGTCATGTTCTATAAATGTAGCAG GAAAGACCCTGGCTACATCAGTGCGAATACAAGAGACTCACATAATCAAAGGGATGAT GAACCCTTGTTGAAGATGGAGTTAGACAATCCTGCACTTCTGACTGGTAACTGGTCACAGCTTTGTATAACCTGCAAA ATTGTCAGACCTGTTCGTTCGAAACATTGTTCTACATGTGATCGCTGTGTTGAGCAGTTTGACCATCACTGCCCCTGGGTATCTAATTGTGTCGGCAAG AAGAACAAATGGGAATTCTTCATGTTCATCACTCTAGAAGTAATTGCAATGATCATTACTGGTTCTGCTGCCATCATAA ggactgtcagtgacccagcttcTCCAGCATCCTTTGGTGATTGGCTTGGCTATTCTGTTGTTTACCATACTGGAGCTGTTTCTTTTTTCATGATGgaccttttcattttctttggtgtTGCATGTCTAACTGGAGTTCAAGCATACCAG ATAGCAAAGAACATCACAACCAACGAGATGGCCAATTCCATGAGATACACTTATCTAAGAGGTCCAGCTGGCAGATTCAGAAATCCGTTCGACCATGGGGTGCGCAAGAACTGCTCAGACTTCTTGGTAAACGGGTACAATGAGGACGTTGAGCGGCTCGAGCATGCATCGCGCACTGACGAAGAAATAGGAATGATACAGATGACAAGTGCAGTCTCACAGAATGGCGAGGGTCATTCCCATCATGGTAATTGCGATGACCATGCTTGTGCTGATTCACATGCCAACTCAAACTCTCACAGTCAAGGTGGTTCCTCTCAGTGTTGCGACCACAGCAAGAAGAATGAGAGGACACCATTCGGCCTAGGGCTCGGCCTTGGACGAAACAGTGCTTCCCGGCAGTATATCCGGAATCTTCTTCCACTATGA
- the LOC119329419 gene encoding protein S-acyltransferase 24-like isoform X2, whose amino-acid sequence MASEIEVLEDTTAAASSAVAPAAAEAPLEAAAAAAEEALKDDVYTAAAYGDLEKLQRLVEAEGRPVGGTDASGYYALQWAVLNNRVAAAQYILEHGGDVNAVDHTGQTALHWSSVRGHIQVAELLLKEGAKVDAADLYGYQATHVAAQYGQTAFIYHIVAKWNADPDVPDNDGRSPLHWAAYKGFADSIRLLLYLDAHRVRQDKEGCTPLHWAAIRGNLEACTVLVQAGKKDDLMVKDKTGLTPAQLAADKNHRQVAFFLDNARRVHDSGCNGNPTFAKLSKVGLAPLLWCIAVVLLATYIHSVIAGQYNMGMTPAFGLFAWSGVFVATAGLVMFYKCSRKDPGYISANTRDSHNQRDDEPLLKMELDNPALLTGNWSQLCITCKIVRPVRSKHCSTCDRCVEQFDHHCPWVSNCVGKKNKWEFFMFITLEVIAMIITGSAAIIRTVSDPASPASFGDWLGYSVVYHTGAVSFFMMDLFIFFGVACLTGVQAYQIAKNITTNEMANSMRYTYLRGPAGRFRNPFDHGVRKNCSDFLVNGYNEDVERLEHASRTDEEIGMIQMTSAVSQNGEGHSHHVLRPQQEE is encoded by the exons ATGGCGTCGGAGATCGAGGTGCTCGAggacaccaccgccgccgcctcctccgccgtggCGCCCGCCGCGGCGGAGGCGCCGTTggaggcggccgcggcggcggcggaggaggcgctCAAGGACGACGTGTACACGGCGGCGGCGTACGGCGATCTGGAGAAgctgcagcggctggtggaggcgGAGGGCCGCCCCGTCGGCGGCACCGACGCCTCCGGCTACTACGCGCTCCAGTGGGCCGTCCTCAACAACCGCGTCGCCGCCGCGCAGTACATCCTCGAG CATGGTGGAGATGTAAATGCCGTGGATCACACTGGGCAGACAGCACTTCACTGGAGTTCCGTACGTGGTCACATACAAGTTGCTGAACTACTTCTGAAAGAAGGAGCTAAGGTGGATGCTGCTGATTTATATGGCTATCAG GCCACACATGTTGCAGCGCAGTATGGTCAGACAGCATTTATTTATCACATTGTTGCAAAATGGAATGCCGATCCAGATGTCCCTGACAACGATGGAAGAAGCCCATTGCACTG GGCTGCTTACAAGGGGTTCGCAGATTCGATACGTCTTCTTTTGTATTTGGATGCTCATAGGGTGCGGCAGGATAAGGAAG GTTGTACTCCTTTACATTGGGCTGCTATCCGGGGTAATCTAGAGGCATGCACTGTGCTAGTTCAGGCTGGGAAAAAGGATGACTTGATGGTGAAAGACAAAACTGGTTTAACTCCAGCGCAGCTTGCTGCTGATAAGAATCATCGACAAGTTGCATTTTTTCTT GACAATGCTAGAAGGGTACATGACAGTGGATGTAATGGGAATCCGACATTTGCAAAGCTATCAAAAGTAGGGCTTGCTCCTCTTCTTTGGTGTATTGCTGTTGTATTGCTTGCTACATATATACATTCTGTTATAGCAG GACAATATAACATGGGTATGACACCAGCATTTGGGCTATTTGCATGGTCCGGAGTTTTCGTTGCAACTGCTGGCTTGGTCATGTTCTATAAATGTAGCAG GAAAGACCCTGGCTACATCAGTGCGAATACAAGAGACTCACATAATCAAAGGGATGAT GAACCCTTGTTGAAGATGGAGTTAGACAATCCTGCACTTCTGACTGGTAACTGGTCACAGCTTTGTATAACCTGCAAA ATTGTCAGACCTGTTCGTTCGAAACATTGTTCTACATGTGATCGCTGTGTTGAGCAGTTTGACCATCACTGCCCCTGGGTATCTAATTGTGTCGGCAAG AAGAACAAATGGGAATTCTTCATGTTCATCACTCTAGAAGTAATTGCAATGATCATTACTGGTTCTGCTGCCATCATAA ggactgtcagtgacccagcttcTCCAGCATCCTTTGGTGATTGGCTTGGCTATTCTGTTGTTTACCATACTGGAGCTGTTTCTTTTTTCATGATGgaccttttcattttctttggtgtTGCATGTCTAACTGGAGTTCAAGCATACCAG ATAGCAAAGAACATCACAACCAACGAGATGGCCAATTCCATGAGATACACTTATCTAAGAGGTCCAGCTGGCAGATTCAGAAATCCGTTCGACCATGGGGTGCGCAAGAACTGCTCAGACTTCTTGGTAAACGGGTACAATGAGGACGTTGAGCGGCTCGAGCATGCATCGCGCACTGACGAAGAAATAGGAATGATACAGATGACAAGTGCAGTCTCACAGAATGGCGAGGGTCATTCCCATCATG TGTTGCGACCACAGCAAGAAGAATGA
- the LOC119331368 gene encoding pyrophosphate-energized vacuolar membrane proton pump-like — protein sequence MVVAAAILPELATQLVVPVAAAVGIAFAVLQWVLVSKVKVAPEPRGEGGSAGGGAGAGGKDGASEYLIEEEEGLNDHNVVLKCAEIQTAISEGATSFLFTEYKYAGGFMTVFAVLIFVFLGSIEGFSTKSQPCHYSVGKTCKPALANAAFSTIAFVLGAVTSLVSGFLGMKIATYANARTTLEARKGVGKAFIVAFRSGAVMGFLLAASGLFVLYVAINLFGLYYGDDWEGLFEAITGYGLGGSSMALFGRVGGGIYTKAADVGADLVGKVERNIPEDDPRNPAVIADNVGDNVGDIAGMGSDLFGSYAESSCAALVVASISSFGINREFTPMMYPLLISSVGIIACLITTLFATDFFEVKEVDQIEPALKKQLIISTAVMTVGIALVSWLGLPYTFTIFNFGAQKTVHSWQLFLCVAVGLWAGLVIGFITEYYTSNAYSPVQDVADSCRTGAATNVIFGLALGYKSVIIPIFAIAFSIFLSFSLAAMYGVAVAALGMLSTIATGLAIDAYGPISDNAGGIAEMAGMSHRIRERTDALDAAGNTTAAIGKGFAIGSAALVSLALFGAFVSRAGITTVDVLTPNVFIGLLVGAMLPYWFSAMTMKSVGSAALKMVEEVRRQFNTIPGLMEGTAKPDYATCVKISTDASIKEMIPPGALVMLTPLIVGTFFGVETLSGVLAGALVSGVQIAISASNTGGAWDNAKKYIEAGASEHAKSLGPKGSDCHKAAVIGDTIGDPLKDTSGPSLNILIKLMAVESLVFAPFFATYGGILFKYL from the exons atggtggtggcggcggcgatccTGCCGGAGCTGGCCACGCAGCtggtggtgccggtggcggcggcggtcggcaTCGCGTTCGCGGTGCTGCAGTGGGTGCTCGTCTCCAAGGTCAAGGTCGCCCCCGAGCCGCGCGGTGAGGGCGGGTCGGCCGGAGGAGGAGCCGGCGCCGGGGGCAAGGACGGCGCCAGCGAGTACCTcatcgaggaggaggagggcctcAACGACCACAACGTCGTCCTCAAGTGCGCCGAGATCCAGACCGCCATCTCCGAAG GGGCAACCTCCTTCCTTTTCACTGAATACAAGTATGCCGGAGGGTTCATGACCGTTTTCGCGGTCCTGATCTTCGTCTTCCTTGGCTCCATCGAGGGGTTCAGCACAAAGAGTCAGCCTTGCCATTACAGCGTGGGCAAGACATGCAAGCCGGCTCTTGCTAATGCCGCGTTCAGCACAATTGCCTTTGTGCTGGGTGCGGTCACCTCTCTGGTGTCTGGTTTCCTTGGAATGAAGATCGCGACTTACGCGAATGCCAGGACAACTCTCGAGGCAAGGAAGGGTGTTGGGAAGGCGTTTATCGTTGCTTTCCGCTCTGGTGCTGTGATGGGCTTCCTTCTTGCTGCAAGTGGCCTTTTTGTTCTTTATGTCGCAATCAACTTGTTTGGGCTTTATTATGGCGATGACTGGGAGGGTCTTTTCGAGGCTATCACCGGTTATGGTCTTGGCGGTTCTTCCATGGCTCTTTTCGGCCGTGTAGGCGGTGGGATTTACACCAAAGCTGCTGATGTTGGTGCTGATCTTGTTGGGAAAGTAGAAAGGAACATCCCTGAAGACGACCCGAGGAACCCGGCC GTCATTGCAGACAATGTTGGTGACAATGTTGGAGATATTGCTGGAATGGGTTCAGATCTCTTTGGTTCCTACGCCGAGTCATCTTGTGCTGCTCTTGTTGTTGCCTCAATCTCTTCCTTTGGAATCAACCGTGAATTCACTCCCATGATGTACCCACTCCTAATTAGCTCAGTGGGCATAATAGCCTGTTTGATAACCACTCTTTTTGCAACCGATTTCTTTGAGGTGAAGGAGGTAGATCAAATAGAGCCTGCCCTTAAAAAACAGCTTATTATCTCCACTGCCGTGATGACCGTTGGCATTGCACTAGTCAGTTGGTTAGGTCTCCCATATACCTTCACAATATTCAACTTTGGTGCCCAGAAGACGGTGCATAGCTG GCAACTATTTCTATGTGTGGCGGTTGGTCTCTGGGCTGGCCTAGTCATTGGATTTATCACAGAGTACTACACAAGCAATGCATACAG TCCTGTGCAGGATGTCGCTGATTCCTGCAGAACTGGAGCTGCAACCAATGTCATCTTTGGTCTTGCTCTGGGATACAAATCAGTTATTATCCCTATCTTTGCCATTGCCTTCAGTATTTTCCTCAGCTTCAGCCTTGCCGCGATGTATGGTGTTGCTGTGGCTGCTCTTGGAATGCTCAGCACAATTGCGACCGGTCTTGCCATTGATGCCTATGGCCCTATCAGTGACAACGCTGGAGGCATTGCTGAAATGGCTGGCATGAGCCACAGAATTCGTGAAAGAACTGATGCTCTGGATGCTGCAGGAAACACAACTGCTGCCATTGGAAAG GGATTCGCAATTGGCTCAGCTGCCTTGGTGTCCCTTGCTCTCTTCGGTGCTTTTGTGAGCCGTGCTGGGATCACAACTGTTGATGTTCTGACACCAAACGTTTTCATTGGCCTCCTTGTTGGTGCTATGCTCCCGTACTGGTTCTCTGCGATGACCATGAAGAGTGTTGGAAGCGCGGCTCTCAAGATGGTGGAGGAAGTGCGGAGGCAGTTCAACACGATCCCTGGGCTCATGGAGGGCACCGCCAAGCCTGACTATGCGACATGTGTGAAGATCTCCACCGATGCGTCCATCAAGGAGATGATCCCCCCGGGTGCTCTTGTCATGCTGACACCTCTTATCGTCGGGACCTTCTTCGGTGTTGAGACCCTCTCTGGTGTCCTTGCCGGTGCTCTGGTTTCTGGTGTTCAG ATTGCCATTTCAGCATCAAACACTGGTGGTGCCTGGGACAACGCGAAGAAATACATAGAGGCTGGCGCAtctgagcacgcaaagagcctgggCCCAAAAGGCTCAGACTGCCACAAGGCTGCTGTGATCGGCGACACCATCGGGGACCCTCTCAAGGACACCTCGGGCCCCTCGCTCAACATCCTCATCAAGCTCATGGCGGTCGAGTCCCTCGTGTTCGCCCCCTTCTTCGCCACCTATGGAGGCATCCTCTTCAAGTATCTTTAG